Proteins from a single region of Polaromonas sp. JS666:
- a CDS encoding DUF2779 domain-containing protein, with the protein MISKTDIQSYLQCPRRLWLEHNGDTAVTPKKASDGRREKDGEAVGALAREALGPDLIWPASSEDKAVAFTLARAELTARPGLPAVEFPLVFGDVYARADALLPMTSNQHALQETKASTFPLKDDKVTPGKPEAHHLDDVAIQVWTMEQAGLSMGRAELNLLDGQWRYPGAGDYSGIFKPYDVTDLIAQRVSMVPGWVAGARATLAAKVIPIAKIGKQCNKPHECPFADTCKTLEPDPPKHPLTLLPDIGGKALAKKLAAAGYSSLLDPEPSMLVGCHPQKTELYRRIQTAHKQGKAILSPKAREVIDALPYPRYFLDFEGIDLPIPVWEGVRPYEQIPVQFSLHIQQVPSGPLEHISFLDLSGADPSADCIDALLRAIKDDRGCILVYFATYEKGRLEELGKRHPAHAAAMAGLVERLVDLLPIVKEFYYHPVMEGSFSIKKVLKAMAPRLDYGNLDEVQEGVGAQLAYLEAAFGQGVPQDRKLDLAQKLTLYCEQDTWAMVVIAYFLARRLPPARPATDMSAVTPALRIAVAA; encoded by the coding sequence ATGATTTCCAAAACCGACATTCAGTCCTATTTGCAATGCCCCCGGAGGCTCTGGCTGGAGCACAACGGCGACACGGCCGTTACACCAAAGAAGGCAAGTGACGGCCGCAGAGAAAAGGACGGCGAGGCAGTAGGTGCGCTTGCGCGCGAGGCGTTGGGCCCAGACCTCATTTGGCCTGCTTCCAGTGAAGACAAAGCCGTGGCGTTCACCTTGGCCCGGGCTGAGTTGACGGCCAGGCCAGGTCTTCCTGCCGTCGAGTTCCCGTTGGTGTTCGGAGACGTCTACGCCCGCGCGGATGCGCTGCTGCCAATGACCTCGAATCAACATGCACTGCAGGAAACTAAGGCCAGCACTTTCCCGCTTAAGGATGACAAGGTTACGCCTGGCAAGCCAGAGGCGCACCATCTCGACGATGTCGCCATTCAGGTGTGGACGATGGAGCAGGCCGGGCTCAGCATGGGGCGCGCGGAGCTCAACCTATTGGACGGGCAATGGCGCTATCCTGGTGCAGGCGACTACAGCGGCATTTTTAAGCCGTATGACGTGACGGATTTGATCGCCCAGCGAGTTTCAATGGTCCCAGGCTGGGTGGCCGGCGCGCGCGCTACGCTTGCCGCGAAGGTGATCCCCATTGCCAAGATCGGCAAGCAATGCAACAAGCCGCACGAATGCCCATTCGCTGACACCTGCAAAACCCTTGAACCTGATCCTCCGAAGCATCCGCTGACGTTGCTGCCGGATATCGGGGGCAAGGCGCTGGCCAAGAAACTGGCAGCCGCTGGCTATTCGTCCTTGCTGGACCCCGAGCCGTCGATGCTGGTCGGTTGCCACCCGCAGAAAACGGAGCTTTACCGCCGGATCCAGACTGCGCACAAGCAGGGCAAGGCCATTCTGAGCCCGAAGGCGCGAGAAGTGATTGACGCGCTTCCCTACCCACGGTATTTCCTCGATTTCGAGGGGATTGATCTTCCGATCCCCGTGTGGGAGGGTGTGCGCCCCTACGAACAGATACCAGTGCAGTTTTCCCTGCACATTCAGCAAGTGCCGTCGGGCCCGTTGGAGCATATTTCATTCCTCGATCTGTCGGGAGCGGATCCCTCAGCCGATTGCATTGACGCGCTGTTGCGAGCTATCAAGGATGACCGCGGCTGCATCCTTGTCTATTTCGCCACTTATGAAAAAGGTAGGCTCGAGGAGCTGGGTAAGCGCCACCCGGCTCACGCAGCGGCCATGGCGGGCCTTGTAGAGCGTCTGGTGGACCTGTTGCCCATCGTGAAGGAGTTCTACTATCACCCAGTTATGGAAGGCAGCTTCTCAATCAAGAAGGTCTTGAAGGCGATGGCCCCGAGGTTGGACTACGGCAACCTCGACGAGGTTCAGGAAGGTGTCGGTGCTCAGCTGGCGTACCTTGAGGCGGCTTTTGGACAGGGAGTCCCCCAGGACAGAAAGCTGGACCTGGCCCAAAAGCTGACCCTGTACTGCGAACAAGATACCTGGGCAATGGTGGTCATCGCCTACTTCCTCGCACGCCGCCTCCCGCCGGCACGGCCTGCGACGGACATGTCAGCTGTCACACCGGCGCTGAGAATCGCGGTGGCCGCATAA
- a CDS encoding phosphoadenosine phosphosulfate reductase family protein, which translates to MQVIEMFSQPEMAASLLTIEDKVRLATAAITKILEEGRPLVVAFSSGKDSSTLANLSLNAAKQFALRGGTPMVLVSTGDTLVENPELVHHYAAEHRKMETFGKKNGFNLITQVARPTLASTFQVKILSGRGIPSFAGGSSDCSVDLKTQNMASFRAKLFRSLASENLPEAVTVIGNRFDESTIRAMRMKVRGDRADEAVRNKDGALVLCPIATWSEDDVWEYIGLCASDLLETYSDFQEMRRIYGASMGTSCAVVADALYEGTKRPKSSGCGARLGCWTCLKAEDKSLANMIEFEPRYEYARGLNRFNKFLRATRWDWSRRHWVGRTIREGWISIQPDTYHPTMIRELFRYMLQLDKDEQDRARRAGERRMFEILPLEMIIAIDALQSLNGLAKPFQCWADYRDIHHRNVRYDIPDVEPTPMTTIPDAKFLFVGKEWDTASHGATWAGLRDPFIEAMTADSPCAPTMRLNKNGDPIWKVETGSTFGVNFESACMIEDFEMDRILAKYDRGNFISGVTEAYKWYSQYGVLELAHSQNLEHDEFCRRTDHKERLGLTLDYEVAELLARSVDFSDLPEEARKAWSFKATSSSAQTDFWSTTTRGVPEFETA; encoded by the coding sequence ATGCAAGTGATCGAGATGTTTTCCCAACCTGAGATGGCGGCATCACTGCTCACCATCGAAGATAAGGTGCGGCTCGCCACGGCCGCTATAACAAAGATCCTTGAAGAAGGGCGGCCCCTGGTGGTCGCATTTTCATCGGGCAAGGACAGCTCAACTCTGGCAAATCTCTCTTTGAACGCAGCTAAGCAATTCGCGCTTCGAGGCGGCACTCCGATGGTGCTTGTGTCTACTGGCGACACCCTCGTCGAGAATCCTGAGCTTGTGCACCACTACGCTGCGGAGCACAGGAAGATGGAAACGTTTGGAAAGAAGAACGGGTTCAACCTGATCACTCAGGTGGCGCGCCCAACCTTGGCATCAACGTTCCAGGTCAAGATCCTCTCCGGCCGTGGAATCCCAAGTTTTGCCGGGGGGAGCTCAGACTGTAGCGTTGACCTCAAAACACAAAATATGGCGTCATTTAGAGCAAAGCTGTTCAGGAGCCTCGCAAGCGAGAACCTACCTGAGGCGGTCACCGTCATCGGCAACCGGTTTGACGAAAGCACCATTCGCGCTATGCGCATGAAGGTTCGTGGCGATCGGGCAGACGAAGCAGTTCGAAACAAGGACGGCGCGCTGGTGCTTTGTCCCATAGCGACGTGGAGCGAAGACGACGTGTGGGAATACATCGGCCTTTGTGCATCGGACTTGCTCGAAACCTATTCCGACTTTCAGGAGATGCGGCGCATTTATGGCGCATCAATGGGTACATCCTGCGCGGTGGTTGCCGACGCCCTCTATGAGGGTACCAAGCGACCAAAGAGCAGTGGTTGCGGTGCACGCCTGGGATGCTGGACTTGCCTCAAAGCCGAAGACAAGTCCTTGGCCAACATGATTGAATTTGAGCCTCGGTATGAGTACGCTCGTGGCCTGAACAGGTTCAACAAGTTCCTGCGCGCAACCAGGTGGGACTGGAGCCGTCGGCACTGGGTCGGAAGGACCATCAGGGAAGGCTGGATCAGTATTCAGCCTGACACCTACCACCCGACCATGATCCGCGAGCTGTTTCGCTACATGCTACAGCTGGACAAGGATGAGCAGGACCGCGCGAGGCGGGCAGGGGAGCGAAGGATGTTCGAAATTCTTCCCCTTGAGATGATTATTGCGATCGACGCTCTTCAGTCGCTCAATGGTCTTGCAAAGCCTTTTCAGTGCTGGGCAGACTACCGCGACATTCATCATCGCAACGTGAGGTACGACATCCCTGATGTCGAGCCAACGCCAATGACGACTATCCCGGACGCGAAGTTCCTCTTCGTGGGCAAGGAATGGGACACGGCGTCTCACGGTGCAACGTGGGCAGGCCTGCGCGATCCTTTCATCGAGGCGATGACTGCGGACAGCCCATGCGCACCGACGATGCGCCTCAACAAGAACGGCGACCCGATCTGGAAAGTCGAGACGGGGAGCACGTTCGGCGTCAACTTCGAGTCTGCCTGCATGATTGAGGACTTCGAGATGGACAGAATTCTCGCGAAGTACGACCGTGGGAACTTCATTTCGGGGGTGACCGAGGCATACAAGTGGTACAGCCAATACGGTGTCCTGGAACTTGCACACTCGCAGAACCTGGAACACGATGAGTTCTGCCGGCGGACTGACCACAAGGAACGGTTAGGGCTCACGCTGGACTACGAAGTAGCTGAGCTACTTGCCCGGTCGGTAGATTTCTCGGACCTACCTGAAGAAGCTCGCAAAGCCTGGAGTTTCAAAGCAACGAGCTCATCGGCTCAGACCGACTTTTGGTCGACGACAACTCGCGGAGTACCTGAATTCGAGACCGCGTGA